Proteins from one Hemicordylus capensis ecotype Gifberg chromosome 7, rHemCap1.1.pri, whole genome shotgun sequence genomic window:
- the ARHGEF1 gene encoding rho guanine nucleotide exchange factor 1 isoform X4, with product MGLLYRPTISTDEEKSSAIFAAIVTYMKYLGVKTKAADSKKSKANFFRKKISGNKKPEEATTKPKKGFSILDPARWNRGDSHYSDYRQSKPEGEAADKTLALDKRGAKFGEGSSGRGKGSPSGSDPPGVSVTVHPPPGESNDGEQGSDNQVQADSGDSPVTEQALAGEQPPMDDGAENESLEPGGAEGGEPPPSFLPPQSEETEPRVSELELEPPNWRELVPPDTLLRLKKSEVKRQEVINELFITEHAHLRMLRVLLEVFYLPLLAEGFFEDRELVNIFPGLEDLIDEHKVFLDRLKKLREEDHSVVSKIGNTLLARFAGEDGKWFQKISARFCSRQSFALEQLKAKKKDPRFNQFIQEAESQPRCRRLQLKDIIPIEMQRLTKYPLLLHNIAKCTEEAEERQKVLEAAGCCRQILNHVNREVRDMENMLKLKDYQRRLDLSNLKQSTDPLLCEFKNSDITKRNLVCEGPLTWRITKDKSVDVHVLLLDDMLVLLQKQEDRLVLKCHSRTITPTPDGKQMLSPIIKLNSAMTREVATETKAFYVIFSWEKGAQIYELVAQTVSEMKNWCNTINDTAGCLKLPVSDRPKGRNSVPNRTSPPSPSYNYSEVLLGGTENGSSLKESLQLEEREKDGTLEGVEFEERSPVGKQKLGKPVEEFLAVIRTVYKPQPDGQGTLAAAAQDRVTALKRLLQVSEEGEAVFPAEHTDRPPENGNPREKEEDVEWDVGHGTKTEGSRRHDGEGMRTGGAPNGPHEPEWGSEHLDRERPSFPIILSHQQSDGVKHHLRLLEDAVQGLKDIEADYWRLQQLMGELASSQQLSST from the exons ATGGGGCTGTTATACCG CCCCACCATTTCTACCGACGAGGAGAAAAG ctctGCCATTTTCGCTGCCATCGTGACCTATATGAAGTACCTGGGGGTTAAGACCAAAGCAGCGGATAGTAAGAAATCCAAAGCCAACTTCTTCCGCAAGAAG ATTTCAGGGAACAAGAAGCCTGAAGAAGCTACTACCAAACCGAAAAAGGGCTTTAGTATTTTGGATCCTGCTCGCTGGAACCGTGGTGACTCCCACT ATTCTGATTACAGACAATCCAAACCTGAGGGTGAAG CAGCGGATAAGACACTGGCTTTGGACAAAAGAGGAGCAAAGTTTGGAGAGGGAAGCTCAGGGCGGGGCAAGGGAAGCCCTTCCGGGTCAGACCCCCCAGGAGTGTCCGTCACTGTCCACCCCCCACCCGGGGAGAGCAATGATGGAGAACAGG GATCGGACAATCAGGTTCAGGCCGATTCGGGCGATTCTCCAGTTACAGAGCAAGCACTGGCAGGCGAGCAGCCCCCCATGGATGATGGTGCAGAAAATGAAAG TTTGGAGCCGGGAGGGGCCGAGGGAGGTGAGCCCCCGCCGTCCTTTCTGCCTCCCCAGTCTGAGGAGACTGAGCCGCGCGTTTCGGAACTGGAGCTGGAACCGCCAAACTGGCGGGAGCTCGTCCCCCCCGACACCCTCCTCAGGCTGAAGAAAAGTGAAGTGAAGCGGCAAGAGGTGATCAACG AGCTGTTCATCACAGAGCACGCCCATCTGCGGATGCTACGGGTGCTGTTGGAAGTTTTCTACCTACCCTTGCTGGCAGAGGGGTTCTTCGAGGACAGAGAGTTGGTGAACATCTTCCCCGGCCTGGAGGACTTGATCGATGAACACA AGgtctttctggatcgcctgaaGAAGCTGAGGGAGGAAGACCATTCTGTGGTTTCCAAGATTGGAAACACTCTGTTGGCTCGG TTTGCTGGAGAAGATGGAAAGTGGTTCCAGAAGATCTCGGCCCGCTTCTGCAGCCGCCAGTCTTTTGCCCTGGAACAGTTGAAGGCCAAGAAGAAAGATCCCCGTTTCAACCAGTTCATCCAG gagGCTGAAAGCCAGCCTCGATGCAGGCGGCTCCAGCTGAAGGATATCATCCCCATTGAGATGCAGAGACTGACCAAGTACCCGCTGCTTCTTCACAACATTGCCAAATGCACTG AGGAGGCCGAGGAACGCCAGAAGGTGCTGGAAGCAGCTGGATGCTGTCGGCAGATACTCAACCATGTCAACCGGGAGGTGCGTGACATGGAAAACATGTTG AAACTCAAAGATTACCAGCGTCGCTTGGATCTCTCCAACCTGAAGCAAAGTACTGATCCGTTGCTGTGTGAATTTAAG AACTCTGACATCACCAAGAGAAACCTTGTGTGTGAGGGACCCTTGACTTGGCGTATTACCAAGGATAAATCAGTTG ACGTCCATGTTCTCTTGCTGGATGACATGTTGGTCCTTCTTCAGAAGCAGGAAGACCGCTTGGTCCTCAAGTGCCACAGCCGTACCATCACCCCAACCCCTGATGGGAAGCAGATGCTGAGCCCCATTATCAAGCTCAACTCAGCCATGACCCGCGAAGTGGCCACAG AAACCAAGGCCTTCTACGTGATTTTCAGCTGGGAGAAAGGAGCTCAGATCTATGAGCTGGTAGCCCAGACAGTGTCGGAGATGAAGAA CTGGTGTAATACTATCAATGACACGGCCGGATGCCTGAAGCTGCCCGTTTCTGACCGGCCTAAAGGGCGTAACTCGGTGCCGAACCGGACTTCGCCGCCTAGCCCAAGCTA CAACTACTCGGAGGTTCTGCTGGGTGGAACGGAGAACGGCAGCTCCCTCAAAGAGTCGTTGCAGCTGGAGG AACGGGAGAAGGATGGGACACTGGAAGGGGTTGAGTTTGAGGAACGGAGCCCAGTGGGCAAGCAGAAGCTAGGCAAGCCGGTGGAGGAGTTCTTGGCTGTCATACGGACCGTCTACAAGCCTCAGCCTGATGGGCAGGGAACTCTGGCCGCTGCTGCCCAGGATAGAG TTACGGCCCTGAAGAGGCTACTGCAGGTATCGGAGGAAGGAGAGGCCGTCTTCCCAGCAGAGCACACGGATCGCCCACCGGAGAACGGGAATCCCcgagagaaggaagaagatgtGGAGTGGGATGTAGGCCATGGGACCAAGACAGAAGGCAGTAGGAGGCATGACGGAGAGGGTATGAGAACAG GAGGTGCCCCAAATGGCCCCCACGAGCCAGAGTGGGGCTCGGAGCACCTGGACAGAGAACGGCCCAGTTTCCCCATCATTCTGTCCCATCAGCAGTCCGATGGGGTGAAACATCACTTGCGGCTTCTTGAAGACGCGGTTCAGGGTTTGAAG GATATTGAAGCGGATTATTGGCGCCTGCAGCAGCTGATGGGAGAACTTGCATCATCACAACAGCTGAGTTCTACATGA